One genomic region from Cyanobium usitatum str. Tous encodes:
- the ftsH3 gene encoding ATP-dependent zinc metalloprotease FtsH3 yields the protein MKKRWRNAGLYVLLVIVMIAVGTAFLDRPDPANAPRTLRYSDFVEAVQDNEVSRVLISPDRGTAQVVENDGRRAVVNLAPDKDLLKLLTDHNVDIAVQPSREPAAWQQAVGSLIFPLLLLGGLFFLLRRAQGGGGNQAMNFGKSKARLQMEPQTQVTFGDVAGIEGAKLELTEVVDFLKNPDRFTAVGAKIPKGVLLVGPPGTGKTLLAKAVAGEAGVPFFSISGSEFVEMFVGVGASRVRDLFEQAKKSAPCIVFIDEIDAVGRQRGAGLGGGNDEREQTLNQLLTEMDGFEGNAGVIIVAATNRPDVLDAALMRPGRFDRQVVVDRPDYAGRLQILGVHARGKTLAKDVDLDKIARRTPGYTGADLANLLNEAAILAARRQLTEVAMDEVNDAIERVMAGPEKKDRVMSEKRKRLVAYHEAGHALVGALMPDYDPVQKISIIPRGNAGGLTFFTPSEERMESGLYSRAYLQNQMAVALGGRVAEEIVYGEDEVTTGASNDLQQVARVARQMVTRFGMSDRLGPVALGRSQGGMFLGRDIAAERDFSEDTAAAIDEEVSDLVAVAYKRATSVLVDNRSVLDELAEMLVEKETVDADDLQELLIRSDVKVAEYV from the coding sequence TTGAAGAAGCGCTGGCGCAATGCGGGGCTCTATGTCCTTTTGGTCATCGTGATGATCGCCGTGGGTACGGCCTTCCTCGACAGGCCAGACCCGGCCAATGCGCCGCGCACCCTCCGCTACAGCGACTTCGTAGAGGCCGTTCAGGACAACGAAGTCTCCCGGGTGCTGATTTCCCCAGACCGGGGCACGGCCCAGGTGGTCGAAAACGACGGACGCCGTGCGGTCGTCAACCTTGCCCCCGACAAGGACCTGCTCAAGCTGCTCACCGACCACAACGTCGATATCGCCGTCCAGCCCAGCCGCGAGCCCGCGGCATGGCAGCAGGCGGTAGGCAGTCTGATTTTCCCGCTACTGCTGCTTGGCGGCCTGTTTTTCCTGTTGCGGCGCGCCCAGGGTGGTGGCGGCAATCAGGCAATGAATTTCGGTAAAAGCAAGGCGCGGCTTCAAATGGAGCCCCAAACCCAGGTGACTTTCGGCGATGTGGCCGGTATCGAGGGAGCCAAGCTCGAGCTCACTGAAGTCGTTGACTTCCTCAAGAATCCAGATCGCTTCACCGCTGTTGGCGCCAAAATTCCCAAAGGGGTGCTGCTGGTAGGCCCGCCAGGAACCGGTAAAACCCTGCTCGCCAAGGCTGTGGCAGGTGAAGCCGGCGTGCCCTTCTTCTCGATTTCCGGTTCGGAATTCGTCGAGATGTTTGTAGGTGTTGGCGCCAGCCGGGTGCGTGATCTTTTTGAGCAGGCCAAAAAGAGCGCTCCTTGCATCGTTTTTATTGACGAAATCGACGCCGTAGGCCGCCAGCGCGGTGCTGGTCTCGGCGGTGGTAACGATGAGCGCGAGCAGACCCTCAACCAGCTGCTCACAGAGATGGACGGCTTTGAGGGCAATGCCGGCGTCATCATTGTGGCTGCAACCAACCGGCCAGACGTGTTGGACGCAGCCTTAATGCGTCCGGGCCGTTTTGATCGCCAGGTGGTTGTAGATCGTCCCGACTATGCCGGCCGCCTGCAGATCCTTGGCGTCCACGCCCGAGGCAAGACCTTGGCCAAGGATGTCGACCTCGACAAGATTGCTCGCCGCACCCCTGGCTACACCGGCGCTGATCTGGCCAACCTCCTCAATGAGGCGGCCATTCTCGCTGCCCGCCGTCAACTCACCGAAGTAGCGATGGACGAGGTCAATGACGCCATCGAGCGCGTCATGGCTGGACCCGAGAAGAAGGATCGGGTGATGAGTGAGAAGCGCAAGCGGCTTGTTGCGTATCACGAAGCTGGCCACGCCCTGGTTGGTGCCCTGATGCCCGATTACGACCCGGTACAGAAGATTTCGATCATTCCTCGGGGTAATGCAGGCGGCCTCACCTTCTTCACCCCCTCTGAGGAGAGGATGGAATCGGGTCTCTATTCCCGCGCCTATCTGCAGAACCAGATGGCAGTTGCACTAGGTGGTCGGGTTGCCGAAGAGATCGTATATGGCGAAGACGAAGTCACCACCGGTGCTTCAAACGACCTCCAGCAGGTAGCCCGCGTTGCCCGTCAGATGGTTACCCGATTCGGCATGAGCGATCGCCTTGGCCCAGTGGCCTTGGGTCGCAGCCAGGGGGGCATGTTCCTTGGTCGTGATATCGCTGCCGAGCGTGATTTCTCTGAAGACACCGCTGCCGCAATCGATGAGGAAGTGAGCGACCTGGTGGCGGTGGCCTACAAGCGCGCCACTTCCGTTCTCGTTGACAATCGTTCGGTGCTTGATGAGCTCGCCGAGATGCTGGTAGAGAAGGAGACAGTCGACGCCGATGATCTGCAGGAGCTGCTGATCCGCAGCGATGTGAAGGTGGCGGAATACGTCTGA
- the sat gene encoding sulfate adenylyltransferase, producing MTAAESAGLIAPHGGSLVNLAVPAAERESLLAGVSRRIECSDRNACDVELLVVGGFSPLRGFMHQQDYEAVVAGHRTTSGLLFGLPIVFDTDDASIAVGDQLLLTYRGQELAVLTVESRWEPDKAREAQGCYGTTSIEHPAVKMIATERGRIYLGGSIQGLELPSRVFPCKTPAEVRATLPSGQSVVAFQCRNPIHRAHYELFTRALDAANVSEQGVVLVHPTCGPTQDDDIAGEVRFQTYERLAAEVNNARIRWAYLPYSMHMAGPREALQHMIIRKNYGCTHFIIGRDMAGCKSSLSGEDFYGPYQAQDFARDNAAELGMETVPSLNLVYTEEEGYVTAEHAEARGLHIRKLSGTQFRQMLRGGEEIPEWFAFRSVVEVLRAAAG from the coding sequence ATGACCGCTGCTGAATCCGCTGGCTTGATCGCGCCTCACGGTGGGTCATTAGTGAATTTGGCGGTGCCAGCGGCTGAGCGCGAGTCGCTGCTAGCCGGGGTGAGCCGCAGGATCGAGTGCAGCGATCGCAATGCCTGCGACGTTGAGTTGCTGGTGGTGGGCGGGTTCTCGCCCCTGCGTGGCTTCATGCATCAGCAGGACTACGAAGCTGTGGTGGCTGGCCACCGCACCACCAGCGGCCTGTTGTTTGGCCTGCCGATCGTCTTCGACACCGATGACGCTTCGATTGCTGTGGGCGACCAGCTGCTGCTCACCTATCGCGGTCAGGAGCTGGCAGTGCTGACGGTGGAGAGTCGCTGGGAGCCTGATAAGGCGCGTGAGGCTCAGGGCTGCTACGGCACCACCTCTATTGAGCATCCGGCGGTGAAGATGATCGCCACCGAGCGGGGTCGCATCTACCTCGGCGGCAGCATTCAGGGCCTGGAGCTGCCCAGCCGGGTTTTCCCTTGCAAAACGCCCGCTGAAGTGCGCGCCACCCTCCCCTCTGGCCAGAGCGTCGTGGCTTTCCAGTGCCGCAACCCCATTCACCGCGCCCACTACGAGCTGTTTACCCGGGCATTGGACGCGGCCAACGTCAGTGAGCAGGGTGTGGTGCTGGTGCACCCCACCTGCGGCCCCACCCAGGACGACGACATTGCCGGCGAGGTGCGCTTCCAGACCTACGAGCGGCTGGCGGCTGAGGTGAATAACGCCCGAATTCGCTGGGCCTACTTGCCCTACTCGATGCACATGGCCGGCCCACGGGAGGCTCTGCAGCACATGATCATCCGCAAGAACTACGGCTGCACCCACTTCATCATTGGCCGCGACATGGCCGGCTGCAAAAGCTCCCTCAGCGGCGAAGACTTCTACGGCCCCTACCAAGCCCAGGATTTTGCCCGCGACAACGCTGCAGAGCTTGGGATGGAGACCGTGCCCTCGCTCAACCTCGTCTACACGGAGGAGGAGGGCTACGTGACCGCTGAACATGCCGAGGCCAGAGGCCTACACATCCGCAAGCTCAGCGGCACCCAATTCCGTCAGATGCTGCGTGGGGGCGAAGAAATCCCAGAGTGGTTCGCCTTCCGTAGTGTGGTTGAAGTGCTGCGGGCCGCAGCCGGTTAA
- the psbO gene encoding photosystem II manganese-stabilizing polypeptide, translated as MSFRPLLALVLALCLTLVTACSGGAKAVDRANLTYEDIHNTGLANDCPSLPDSARGSISLDPAAKYQLREICMHPAEVYVKGEPANKRQEAQFVAGKILTRFTSSLDQVYGDLAVTADGLSFKELGGIDFQPITVLLPGGEEVPFTFSSKELLATSDGSSLTTSTDFEGPYRAPSYRTSNFLDPKGRGLTTGYSSAVGLVPAGDEFTGETVKRYVDGSGTMNLSITKVDASTGEFAGVFTAIQPSDSDMGTKAVVDVKIVGQLYGRLEQS; from the coding sequence ATGAGTTTTCGTCCTCTGCTGGCTCTTGTGCTGGCGCTGTGCCTGACCCTGGTGACCGCGTGCAGCGGTGGTGCCAAGGCCGTGGATCGCGCCAATCTCACCTACGAAGACATCCACAACACCGGCTTGGCGAACGACTGCCCGTCGCTGCCGGATTCGGCCCGCGGCTCGATCTCCCTCGATCCCGCAGCTAAATATCAGCTCCGTGAAATCTGCATGCACCCCGCCGAGGTGTACGTGAAGGGCGAGCCTGCCAACAAGCGCCAGGAGGCACAGTTCGTTGCCGGCAAAATTCTCACGCGCTTTACCTCCAGCCTTGATCAGGTGTACGGCGATCTGGCCGTGACAGCCGATGGCCTCAGCTTCAAGGAGCTCGGCGGCATCGACTTCCAGCCGATCACCGTGCTGCTACCCGGTGGTGAGGAAGTGCCCTTCACCTTCTCCAGCAAGGAGTTGTTGGCCACGTCTGATGGTTCATCTCTAACCACCAGCACCGACTTTGAAGGTCCCTACCGGGCTCCTAGCTACCGCACCAGCAACTTCCTCGACCCCAAGGGCCGGGGCCTAACCACCGGCTACAGCAGCGCTGTAGGCCTGGTGCCTGCTGGAGATGAGTTCACTGGCGAAACCGTGAAGCGCTATGTGGATGGCTCCGGCACCATGAACCTCTCCATTACCAAGGTCGACGCCAGCACTGGCGAGTTTGCCGGTGTGTTTACTGCAATCCAGCCTTCCGACTCCGACATGGGCACCAAGGCGGTTGTCGATGTCAAGATCGTCGGCCAGCTCTATGGCCGCCTAGAGCAGTCTTGA
- the coaBC gene encoding bifunctional phosphopantothenoylcysteine decarboxylase/phosphopantothenate--cysteine ligase CoaBC has translation MRTDPAHPLAGRRVLVGISGSIAAVKLPQVVSSLVQCGAEVRCLVTPSAAHLVSPVALASLSRNPCNLDADQWSHRAARPLHVELAEWAELVLVAPLSATSLGRWVHGLADSLLASTLLATEAPVLAAAAMNTSMWTSPGVRRNWELLQGFERVLPLGPTAGLLACDRQGDGRMAEPQQLLLALQCLQLWGWQRDWAGLRLLVTAGPTREPLDPARFLTNPSSGLMGVLLAQAARLRGAAVTLVHGPLSADSQLLDGLACVPVQTAADMEQALVRLQPCADAIAMAAAVADHRRQQPLPHKLSKEELALELASGWQPVPDLLAGLVSRRHPGQRILGFAAQSGDVLAQARAKWARKGCDLLFANPIDQADAGFGVNSNHGWLLGGQGGEQRIEPGSKLAIAQQLLTALRP, from the coding sequence ATGAGGACTGATCCGGCGCACCCGCTGGCGGGTCGCCGCGTGTTGGTGGGTATCAGCGGCAGCATCGCTGCGGTCAAGCTGCCCCAGGTGGTGAGCTCCCTGGTCCAGTGCGGCGCCGAGGTGCGCTGCCTGGTTACGCCGTCGGCTGCCCATTTGGTCAGTCCGGTTGCCCTTGCCAGCCTCAGCCGCAATCCCTGCAACCTCGACGCGGATCAGTGGAGTCATCGTGCTGCCAGGCCCCTGCATGTGGAGCTGGCGGAGTGGGCTGAGTTGGTGTTGGTGGCGCCCTTGAGTGCCACCAGCCTGGGTCGTTGGGTGCATGGGTTGGCTGACAGCCTGCTGGCCAGCACCCTGTTGGCTACCGAGGCGCCGGTGCTGGCTGCTGCGGCCATGAATACATCGATGTGGACCTCCCCGGGAGTGCGCCGCAACTGGGAGCTGCTGCAGGGCTTTGAGCGGGTGTTGCCCCTGGGACCTACGGCGGGATTGTTGGCCTGCGACCGGCAGGGGGACGGCCGCATGGCTGAGCCGCAACAGCTGCTCCTGGCCTTGCAGTGTCTGCAGCTGTGGGGCTGGCAGCGGGACTGGGCTGGCTTGCGGCTTTTGGTCACTGCCGGTCCCACCCGCGAACCACTGGATCCGGCTCGCTTTCTCACCAACCCCAGCAGCGGGCTGATGGGTGTGCTGCTAGCCCAGGCCGCCCGGCTGCGTGGGGCGGCGGTGACTTTGGTGCATGGTCCGTTGAGCGCGGATTCCCAGTTGCTGGATGGCTTGGCTTGTGTGCCCGTCCAGACGGCGGCCGATATGGAGCAGGCCTTGGTGCGTCTTCAGCCCTGTGCCGATGCCATTGCCATGGCTGCGGCTGTGGCCGACCACCGCCGCCAGCAACCGCTCCCTCACAAACTGAGCAAGGAGGAGCTAGCCCTTGAGCTCGCCTCCGGCTGGCAGCCGGTGCCCGATCTTTTGGCTGGCCTGGTGAGCCGCCGGCACCCCGGTCAGCGGATTTTGGGTTTCGCGGCCCAATCGGGCGATGTATTGGCGCAGGCCCGTGCCAAGTGGGCCCGTAAAGGCTGCGACCTGCTGTTCGCCAATCCGATCGATCAAGCCGATGCGGGCTTTGGCGTGAACAGCAACCACGGTTGGCTGCTGGGAGGGCAGGGCGGCGAGCAACGCATCGAGCCGGGTTCAAAGCTGGCGATTGCCCAGCAGTTGCTTACCGCCTTGCGGCCCTAA
- the isiD gene encoding protein IsiD: protein MAIIPDPTTPATSMNASITPERLAAFDEASIAELARRLEEDDYPSAFDGLADWHLMRALAIHQPELARPYVHLVDQEPFDED from the coding sequence ATGGCCATTATCCCCGACCCCACCACCCCAGCAACTTCCATGAACGCGTCGATCACTCCCGAACGGCTCGCCGCTTTCGATGAAGCTTCGATCGCCGAGCTCGCCCGTCGACTGGAGGAAGACGACTACCCCAGTGCCTTTGACGGCTTAGCCGATTGGCACCTGATGCGTGCCCTGGCGATCCACCAACCGGAGTTGGCTCGCCCCTACGTGCATCTGGTGGATCAGGAACCCTTTGATGAGGACTGA
- a CDS encoding PCP reductase family protein, which yields MDWHPDAEAKLKEVPFFVRPAVRRRIETMAQEAGLNAIDAPFYEQAKARFGQK from the coding sequence ATGGATTGGCATCCAGACGCCGAAGCCAAACTTAAGGAAGTGCCCTTTTTTGTACGTCCAGCGGTGCGGCGCCGCATCGAAACCATGGCACAGGAGGCCGGCCTTAATGCCATCGATGCCCCCTTCTATGAGCAGGCCAAGGCAAGGTTTGGCCAGAAGTGA
- a CDS encoding DUF565 domain-containing protein, translated as MASPPGSRYQQTGFQERVAQARAALESWAANPWRRLSLLLIVLLISFSIGGAVGSITGTLAKLDPVGALICVAAIELAIRARGPLIRRGGDALVLQLLDMTRIGLLYGLLLDGFKLL; from the coding sequence ATGGCCTCACCTCCCGGAAGTCGATATCAACAGACCGGCTTCCAGGAACGGGTTGCCCAGGCTCGGGCGGCCCTAGAGAGTTGGGCAGCCAATCCCTGGCGGCGACTATCGCTGTTGCTGATCGTGTTGCTGATCAGCTTCAGCATTGGCGGAGCCGTCGGCTCGATCACCGGCACCCTGGCCAAGCTCGACCCGGTGGGGGCCCTGATCTGCGTGGCGGCCATCGAGCTGGCCATTCGCGCCAGGGGCCCGCTGATACGTCGTGGTGGTGATGCACTCGTGCTGCAGTTGCTCGACATGACTCGGATCGGCTTGCTCTACGGCTTGCTGCTTGACGGCTTCAAGTTGCTCTAA
- a CDS encoding aspartate carbamoyltransferase catalytic subunit — MSSWSHRHVLDLAAFSLDDFTTVLTLAQRFRALPVAGARKLPALQGRLMTSLFFEPSTRTRSSFELAAKRLSADVQSFSPSSSSLSKGESLLDTARTYVAMGANVLVVRHRCAGVPQSLAADLDRAGERVAVLNAGDGLHSHPSQGLLDLFTLARHFAPEAPTPAALRGKRIVIVGDVLHSRVARSNLWALTACGAEVVLCGPPTLLPDAFADFVAAPPPGQAADPVAARGPVRIERSLEQALVGGADAVMTLRLQKERMHQHLLTSLDTYHRQFGITRARLALCGPSVPLLHPGPVNRGVELAGDVLDDPAVSLVEEQVRNGIPVRMALLYLLAAAEPLA; from the coding sequence TTGAGCAGCTGGAGCCACCGCCACGTGCTGGATCTGGCGGCCTTTTCGCTGGATGATTTCACCACCGTGCTGACACTGGCCCAGCGCTTTCGAGCCCTGCCGGTGGCCGGTGCTCGCAAGCTGCCGGCCCTGCAGGGGCGGTTGATGACCAGCCTGTTCTTTGAGCCCAGCACCCGCACCCGCAGCAGCTTTGAGCTGGCGGCCAAGCGGCTCTCGGCCGATGTGCAGAGCTTCTCTCCTTCCTCAAGCTCCTTGAGCAAGGGCGAGAGCCTGCTCGATACGGCCCGCACCTACGTGGCCATGGGCGCCAACGTGCTGGTGGTGCGCCATCGCTGCGCCGGGGTGCCCCAGAGCCTGGCGGCCGACCTCGACCGGGCCGGTGAGCGGGTCGCGGTGCTCAATGCCGGCGATGGCCTGCACAGCCACCCCAGCCAGGGATTGCTGGATTTGTTCACCCTGGCGCGCCACTTCGCCCCTGAAGCCCCCACGCCTGCGGCCCTGCGGGGCAAGCGCATCGTGATCGTGGGCGATGTGCTCCACTCCCGCGTGGCCCGCTCCAACCTCTGGGCCCTCACCGCCTGCGGCGCCGAGGTGGTGCTCTGCGGCCCGCCCACCCTGCTGCCGGATGCCTTCGCTGACTTTGTGGCCGCCCCCCCGCCAGGCCAGGCGGCCGATCCGGTGGCGGCGCGGGGCCCGGTGCGGATTGAGCGCAGCCTGGAGCAGGCCCTGGTCGGGGGGGCCGATGCGGTGATGACTCTGAGACTTCAGAAGGAGCGCATGCATCAGCACCTGCTCACCAGCCTCGACACCTATCACCGGCAATTCGGCATCACCCGAGCGCGCCTAGCCCTCTGCGGCCCGTCCGTGCCCCTGCTGCATCCGGGCCCGGTGAATCGGGGCGTGGAGCTGGCGGGAGATGTGCTCGATGATCCCGCCGTTTCACTGGTAGAGGAGCAGGTGCGCAATGGCATCCCAGTGCGCATGGCCCTGCTCTATCTGCTGGCTGCGGCAGAACCGTTGGCCTGA
- a CDS encoding DNA-3-methyladenine glycosylase, producing the protein MANPSLGIKDFSLLAVAPSGEQGVDLVVNPLPKAFFCRPAELVAPELIGCLLVKRQADGELLWGVIVETEAYSQDEPACHGYRRRSPSNETLFGEPGRFYVYVSYGIHHCVNVVTHRPDWANGVLLRAVAIPGKPERLAAGPALLARCFGIDRSRDAQQVHPDQGLWIAPRRPELAALAAADLVQTSRIGISQGQDLPWRWYWRASRSVSRRVRGDRPPRAPVQCRQRKSASTLIL; encoded by the coding sequence ATGGCGAACCCAAGTCTGGGTATTAAGGATTTCAGTCTGCTGGCGGTTGCTCCCAGTGGCGAGCAAGGCGTTGATCTTGTGGTGAATCCATTGCCGAAGGCCTTCTTCTGCCGTCCCGCTGAGCTGGTTGCCCCCGAGCTCATCGGCTGCCTGCTGGTGAAGCGCCAAGCGGATGGCGAGTTGCTGTGGGGCGTGATTGTGGAAACGGAGGCGTATTCGCAAGACGAGCCCGCCTGTCACGGCTACCGCCGCCGCTCCCCCAGCAACGAAACCCTGTTTGGTGAGCCTGGGCGGTTTTATGTCTATGTGAGCTATGGCATTCACCACTGCGTGAATGTGGTGACGCACCGTCCCGACTGGGCCAATGGGGTGTTGCTGCGCGCCGTGGCTATTCCTGGTAAGCCGGAGCGGTTGGCGGCGGGTCCTGCCCTATTGGCACGCTGCTTTGGCATCGATCGCTCCCGCGACGCCCAGCAGGTGCATCCCGATCAGGGCCTGTGGATAGCCCCGCGGCGGCCAGAGTTGGCAGCTTTGGCCGCCGCCGACCTGGTGCAAACCAGCCGCATCGGCATCAGCCAGGGCCAAGACCTCCCCTGGCGCTGGTATTGGCGGGCGAGCCGCAGCGTCAGCAGGCGGGTCAGGGGTGATCGGCCGCCCCGTGCACCTGTCCAGTGTCGCCAGCGCAAGTCAGCCTCTACCCTGATCCTGTGA